Genomic window (Tachysurus fulvidraco isolate hzauxx_2018 chromosome 20, HZAU_PFXX_2.0, whole genome shotgun sequence):
AAATTCCATCAAGAACGAGTGCATTTGGTATCTGGATGATGCACTTATTCATGGGGGGAAAACAAGAATGTTTGTTAGCTAACTTTGTTAGCGGTGCAACCGCGCACTGTAGCTGAATATGAGAAAAAATTCAAGATGGCCGACAACACTCTTAGAAATGTCTTTTACATTAGCCCACATATTGTGTGATTTATACcgacattttaataataaagaaaaaagaacctcTTACTACAGTACTCttactatataaaaaataaactatgttatttatttatttgttatataacaGATGTTAATAGGATCATCTTTTATTCACGTCACCTCTTTTATCGTCAGGTTTGGAATGTTCGAGTTCCTCAGTAACCACATGAGAGACGAGTCTGGGAAGCTTGACAGCACTCGAGGCCTGATCGCCGGTCTGGGAGCCGGTGTAGCCGAGGCTGTAGTCGTGGTGTGTCCAATGGAGACGGTAAAGGTGCGTGAGATGGTGATATTTATCCTCAAGCATCAGTCATTTCCAGCTTAAACCACAACGGATTTAAATACTCGACTATGATTGGTCAGAGAACGGTGatacattttctttaacagcCACCATTGACAGTTTCGGCTGTTCTTCAGATCACACCACTAATACATTTTCCTGCAGAATAACTTATTTACTAGGTttgttgtgtgatttttttttcatgtgtgtgtttgtgaggctACACTCATGAAAAACGATTGCACTTTCAGGTTAAATTTATTCATGACCAGACCTCAGCAAACCCAAGGTACAGAGGCTTCTTCCATGGCGTGAGGGAAATAGTCAGAACCCAAGGTTTGTACCGCCCCCTACTGGACATCAGATagctttaatctttatttaatgttaagagtttaattaaaaatcGAATTAAGACATTTCACATGCTAATTTAACAACGTGCCCCTTTGCACTGCCGGCTTCAAACGCAGTCCAAGGATTTAGGCGCAATATGGATGTGTTCCAATTTGTTGTTTCAGGTTTAGAATctaacaaaatgtgtgtgtgtgtgtgtgtgtgtatatatatatatatatatatatatatatatatatatatatatatatatatataaaatcacattttatgtgtatatgttttttttatgtttaaagcaCGAATGATAAAAAAAGCATGTGTGAAAAGCatgtgtacattatatatagaACTGAACATGCATTTAATCACTACAGGTACAAATCAAGAAGAAATTCAATACTTAAGAAATTACACACTTGACTGCTTAAAAGGTCATGTGACGAACAACAACATAATCACTGATTTTAGAACAAATAGTTAATTGTGCCTGGAAAGAGATGCAGCCTGCAGTATAATGCGGTTTGACTTTGTAATCCGGTGCCTTTCCTGTGTtccttacaggacttaaaggaacGTATCAGGGATTGACGGCAACAGTATTAAAGCAAGGATCCAACCAGGCCATTCGCTTCTATGTTATGACGTCCTTAAGAAACTGGTACAAAGGTCTGTGTTGAACTTGTTTGGCAATTTCACACATGGTGCATATGGTTGATTTTCAGCTTATATATGATGCTGCTTGTTTTCCAATCCAGGTGACAACCCTAACAAAACCATTAATCCTCTGGTGACTGGAGTTTTCGGAGCCACAGCCGGGGCGGCCAGCGTGTTCGGAAACACGCCACTTGACGTAATTAAGACTCGAATGCAGGTAagaattataaatattacaaaccAATTTATTAGTTTGGAAGATCCTGATGCTCTTGATGATCTTTAAAGCCAACCACAAAGATTTCTGGCCATGCTTAGGATTTCACAAACTACATTATTTCCTGCTCACTCGTAACACAACTGGAACTATTGAAACCATCATCACACTCATCTTCATTCCACTTTACAGGCTCTTCCTTCCTGAAGATTTGATCTCTCATATATTACAATAATGAAACATCTGCCAAGATGTGTTCCATCATAATGCCCAGATGTGCAAATCATTATactatcatttttattaaaatgtatctATATACATATCTTTGTCAAATGAGTTGTATCGtgactttttaataatttttaagctttaaatcAGGAGAGAACTGATCCAGGTTGTGATGCTGGTGTCTCACGCTGGCGTGTTTCTCTACAGGGTCTGGAGGCGCACAAATACAAGAGCACTCTGGACTGCGCTGTGAAGATTATGAAGCACGAAGGCCCGGCAGCGTAAGTGCACATATCCATGCTATCGTAGACTGAGCAGTTACATGTGAATATATAAACAGTAGGGAACAAgggatcagaatcagaatcagatttattggcagtgtgttgacacacacaaggaatttgattccagctgtttgtgactctcaaaagtacagacataaataacactatactatacaaactatacaagacaatgcagatgatgagatacaatatagacagaattagtattaaatatgaatatagaatatgaacgattagttatgtacataaagtgtgggagtgcaaataacaatatatgtgcaatattatgctttttgtacaatatacagcagcagtagtgtgtaatatacagatgatttgatgactgataatgcagtacttatgataagaagcagtgaatataattatggtgagttgttgatcagggtgatcgcctggggaaagaaactgttctgtGTCTGGAATGTTGATTTATCGGCATCTTTGTGCTGTAGGTTTTACAAAGGTACCGTTCCGAGACTGGGGCGCGTGTGCTTGGACGTGGCTATCGTGTTCATCATCTATGAAGAAGTGGTGAAGGCTCTGAACATAGTGTGGAAGACGGATTAATGCTGAAAACGCAGCTCATGGAACACTGGCAGACCTTCATATCGCTGTGGTATCACCGGGGAAAGCGAGACACGATGTCAGTAGGGCAAAGCAACATCACACCAGCTGTCAACCTGTTTAAGTTCCCATATATAATTACGACCAAGGAAAAAACCCATTTCCCCCAAAAATGTGATGTAGAAAAATACTTGAAAATTTAGTCAAAGATGAAAAAATGCATTGAACCCTCCTTGGTATGGTTTCAGTTATAGAGTGTTTGAAAAGCCAAATGTTGATATTGTGGAGGGATAAAACTGTCttattttaatatcttttttttttttttttaagtcatggTTTTGTTTCTAGTATTTTAACAGTTTTCATCTGACAAAACTCATGAATCTGATTTACATTCTTATAGTTATATTTTTTGATCACTTGGTGTTTTGTCATGTAAAGACACTAAATATATATGCAGTGGTGAAGACAAAAAAGACTTTGAACAAGAGTGCAGCTTGTGTTACAgccatgaaaaaaaaggtttgttaaAGAGGGTTAatctaaaaatgacaaaatgattaATGgcgttattattaattaaaaaaaatgtataatagtaATGAGTAATaatttgttcatgttcataatatacaaataataaagtaaaaactcatttattattagcattgttaaagtttaatttttctcaagttaataataataataataataataataataataataataataataatataaaatctgattctgattaagcCCTCTAAGCAAGAATGAGCTTTTCATGGAGTTATACTGTAGTTTgggtgatttttcttttcttttttattttgttcagatGAGTCTAATATGATGCGATTCCAAAAGTGTTTGCtcacttattttttttgttttgttttttaaatattcaagtACTGACAGGTTCTTGAATCCAAAGATGCACAGAACGTTGAAGCATCCTGACACACCAACAAAGCCTTTACCTCCCAGAAACACACATTCCTCAGTATCTCCATTAAATACATGCACTTTCAAAATCCTTAACAGATTTGGTACTAATTAAAGAGAATTAATGAATTTACTTTTAAGTGCCTGACCAGTATTTACTAGTGcttgtgatcagtgtgtaactTTTGCCAGGAACAATGATGCcaaggtgtttttttaatttaatttttttctaattgtattttatttttttttattaattgtagAGTCATGTTCAGTCAACATCAGAAGTTTGAATGCTAtagaatatttgtattttaatattattaatattaaaatgataatattCTAAAaatgctgccccccccccaaccccaccCCTAAATGTTTGGTGTGAAAAGCCGTTCATGGATCTGAAATTGCCTTAAAATTGTTCCTTTTTGAGTGCCATCGTCAGATTGATCACTTTTCCTACCTCAAGAGATTCCCCACAAAATTCTTAGTGTCAAGAGGGAAACATTCGGTGTAAAGAATCCGTCTCTGTCTCGGTGTCTCCCTTATTTACGTtgcatatataatatactatatacatatacagatttatatatattgggcatatgtttaaaaaaaaagaaggtcaTTTTGGAGTCATGATGCAAAAGCAAATGCAgaaatgtagatgtttgtgCTACTTGATGTTGTGTGTGATATGGGAGCATAacactgtgtttagtctctgTGTTAAAGAAGAATATTTGTGCCTAATTAATATATGGATGTCTgctgtattaaaatgtttataccTTAAATATGGATGTTGTATTGAGTGTTCGTGTTTTGTTCTTGTCACTAACTCTTTGCTGTTGTACGTCTGTTATGTTTCCGTCCATAACCCAGCTTTATTTCACCGTTTAAAGACTAGGAAAGTGATTGATACCAGATATCAGGGATTGTATCTGGTTAACAGTGATAGTTAAATACTGATGGATGTTACCAGATTGTTTTCGTTGCTTTTCCAAGACTGAAAACATTTACACcttttttattacattgttgagttaatttttttattaatcataaAATGTGCCTTTAAATTATGTTCTTAGTTTTTACTAAATCCTGGTGGCTGGACGTTGTTGGTGAAacttgtgtgtgagtttttagCAGGAAGCTACCTGTTTGAATGAAATGTGTAATGTTAAGTACCTAATAAAAGAATTGGGGAAGATTTATGTTTACAATGtcaattttgtttttcagcttgTGTTTAAACTGaggatgatttttttgtttgtttgtttgattccCATATAACAGATTTCTTGTCAACAATTTTTGTCAcccaaaatatattatttatacgtttatttttaatatacaacaAGCTTATTAAAGTGTCCTGTTTCTTGTAATTAGTATAATGTTAGtagacactttatttacacCCAAAATATAGCATTAAAGGATGCTAAAACATTTAGCTAGGaaggtttttatttacaatgtCAGGTTATTTCTTCtcttaattatattattattattaaatcgcCTTTTTCAGTGTATTCGAGGTGTGACCTCTCTTGCTTTCCGTACTGATCGCCTCTGTCATCACTACCTAGAGATGCACCGACATTAACATTATCCTACTTTTATAAACTAACGATGGCTGCTAAAGGAGGATCGAGGGGCTTTTATTTCAACACTGTGTTGTCTTTAGCTCGGTCATTGGCTGCACATCGCCAGGCTCCGATTGACAAGGTAAAACCAGGACATAAACATTTCTAAAGAGGTCACACAGGCTAacaagctaacatgctaactccACTTCCTAGAGTTAGCAGCTAagcttcaaaataaaatgtagctaATGTGAAAACGAGGGCATTTTTCCTTCCAGACAATTTCCTGTTATTGCTTGTTAGGGGAACTTATTAATGATGAGAACATCACCGATTGATTTATCACACGATTTACAACTAATGGAGGCGAAATGAcggaataaacaaaacaatgatcTCCATCAGAGAattcagttcaagtttatttgtatagagcttttaactattgacatcgtctcaaagcagctttacagaacagaaggttaatataaagaataatataaaggttaatatgatacaaaattcaggattaatattagatatatttaaatgtgtaaattgtatttatccccgttgagcaagtctgaggtgtgATCAGGTGgcagtggggaggaaaaacttccttagatggtaaccagactcaaaggggaacctcatcctcgtaTGTGTGACATTGTGGGtgtgataataaatatacagtctgacaaatgttgtattgatgtaaaagatcacatggagttcacatctctatagtatcgcagagtccaactggagctggtagatctctttgcctcaggattctcagagtcagtctcgtctcagtggaggtccaagatcttcatcgcacgggtagaaagagagaagcagtggagagggattaatgtagctgctgttcataatatttgcaagtgtGATATCATAGTGCACAATATtgtgggatgtattatgtgtatgcctgactaaagagatacgtttttaatctacatttatactgggaaagtgtgtctgagcctcGAACACCATCAGGAAGACTATCCGGTTATCGACTGCAGTCTTGAGGAACTAAATGACCACATATATCAACAACAATAATCAGCTTGTTATTAGACTTGTTACTGCAGGAACGCAGACAACTTCTGTTTCAGCCTTTGTTGTGGttaaagcttttaaaatttTCCCATGATCACAAGATATTCGACATATTTACATAACGCTTTTATTGTCACACAAGTTATTCCCAATGCTGGGAATTCTAGGAATTGAGCAGGTTTCTGCTCCTCACCTTGCTAAACATGAACAAATGTCTGGAGCTCTGCATCCCAGTACatgcaaaacaaaatgcatacattacaacaccacacaaccatTATGAATATTTGAGAAGCCTCTGTGCTATACAGAAGGTTAATCTTCCATTAGGCTACTAAGTGTTGAGACTGGAAGTCGAGCAGCGCAGGTGTTTTTTGACCCATTTTTGATGTGAGTTCGATTTTCTGACTCTTAGGAAAAATGAATGTTCTTTGGCTTCTCTTAGTTCCCAACCTCAGTTTGGTCACCTGCCAATGCTTACACAGCAGTCAGCTCTATTCTATCACACGACAACACAAAGTCAACTGACCGCGTCTTTTTCCGAACTGTTGCCACTCTAATAAtacacactcagaggaaagggacgtctgccctcttccacatacatgagctcacagaccaCAGTGATTGGCTGATGCCACTGTGATTGGCAGGAGGGAGAGTATGAATCCGTATGCTATCCCTACTATCCAGTGAGCACCACCAAATTGAGCTTTTTTTTGGTCCAATGCCTTATATGCAATTATTAGTTGTTTTCtaattatatacacacttaATGTTTATATATCATGTTCACTTGTCTAACTCCAGTTAGCACATTTTGAGTACAAATTCAGACTTACACCCTAGAAACAAAATCGGAGTGACTGGAGATCTTTCAAATCTCAGGCACTGTGGCCACATTGGAAGGCATCAGTTTTGTACACTGAATATCATGGGTTTAGACCTTGTTTGTGCCTTGCTGCAGTGTTAATTGTTAGCCTTGTGCCAGGTGTTTAAGTGGGTAGTGGTGGCTCAATCGGTTAAGGCCCTGGATTGTTGATTTgtggattggggttcaagccccagcactgccaagctgccactgttgggcccttgagccaGGCTTTAGACCTCACTgttccaggggtgctgtatcatgactgatcctgtgctctgaccacaacctccaaagttgggatatgtaaagaaagggCTTCTATTCTAGATGCCAACTTCCTGAGACATGGACGAAACAGATGACCGTGTCCACATCAGTGAAACAGCAAAGCTGGGAGAAATTTATGCAAATATAATGGTCTACCAATGGGAGTAGGGCACACATACTCCATGTCAAAGAGCATACACTGCTTCTTCATCCCTTATGCCATGATgcactgctgaattttatacacaaacaccagaaCCTTCTTCCGGAAGGGAGAAATCGCTGTTGGTCAATGTAGATTTGTGCACCTGGACATTAGGCTGTTCCTGTGTACACTGTATTAATCAGTATCTACAACTAGCCATGTTGTTGATTGTTCAGCTAAGCAGTtgctatttgtttttgttttttcgttTAGGTCCAGAAGCTACAATGCATGTGTCCATTGGATTTTCGTGGCGTTTTTCAGCTGGACGAGAGGAGGAGAGATGCTGTGATAGCACTCGGTATTTTCCTAGTGGAGTCTGAGCTGCAGGTACAAAACACTTGTGGAATTAGCTGAAGACAAATTCAAGTGCTACATTGATCACACTGCAATAACgataaatcaaaaataaaactaaataaataactataaagCAATGTTAATGTTTCCTACACCCATACTGTCCCTTTTAACGGCCTGAATCTTGTTTTCTgccattttcttatttcttattatcCACTACTAAAGGAATTACGCTTATCAGATGTCCTTTAAGGCTCTCACTGATGGTTGGATTAAAAGACATTTACCTTCTGCTGAGATATAACCTCAGTTTGTTGTTAGACTTCGAGAGATGTTCGAACTCTGATTCTGCCGATTCCCAGAAAGCATCGAATGCAGCATTCATTTCCACAACATTCTCAACATATTCTACTTAATGATGCAGACGTTTAATGCTGAAGTTCGATGCTgatctgaaggaaaaaaatcactctcctccttttaatttaaaatatatattttgaagcaaaataaatattgtgaaGCAGCTCTTGTTTGTAGTTTTCACTATTTAACATGTGCACGATAAAAAATACACTGATGTATTTAATTCAATATGCAGTGATGTGAATTATGGACTGACTGTTACTATGCAAACAGTgactttatccagagcgacgtacgaAAGTGCTTAgaagtctctatcgatgaatacattaattctggctcactaggttacagacttaggttaccatcagtctaaaactgtttcaggaagaggtaggtcttcacctgtcGTTTGAAGATGGCTGACGACTCAgcaagttcattccaccacctcagtgccagaacagagaagagtcttggtGTGTACCtaccttgtaccctgagagattGTGCTAGTAGATCAGAGGGAGCATAGTATACTGCGAGGACTCTCGTTACAACGGAACCTGTCGAGGGAAGAGAAATATTAAGCAGCGAGTAAACGGTCAGTTCTTGAAGTTGATGTGTTAGATGCAGAAAAAGTGGGTGAGTGTAAGGATGAAAGTCACAGAGAGACAAGGGAGAAATTGTGCTGGTTAGACGACTGGGTGAGAGGACCTCCAAATAGCAGGTCTTTTCTGCTGGTTCTACTGTCAGAAaacgaatcaacaccttctggccaatcagattggagaattcaacagcaccacggcgagataaataaataaataaataaaaccgtaTACCAAAAACGCAGTAAGGAATATAATGCACTTTAGGTTCTtcatagttttttatttatttatttattaataactaaTGTTAGGatatggaattttttttaaattatgtattCTTCTCAGCACAAAGATGCTATTGTCCCGTACCTCCTGGGTTTGCTGAAAGGTCTGCCACGCGTCCAGTGGATTGAAGAAAGCTCTGAGAGGAAGGGGAGAggtaacctacacacacacacactcagtctctgtGATGATTGTATTCTTTTGACTGTTTTCCTACATGCTGCTCATGTTCTTGCTGTTCCTACAGAAACTCTCCCTGTAGCCGAGAACTTCAGCTTTTGCTTGGTGACTATGCTGTATGACGTGGCTCAGAGAGATGAGACCTTACGGATTCAGGTTGGTGCAGTGCTGCTGTCTATCAAACACCTAGATTTTATACGCAACAATCATACTAATAGAATTCTTTAACTTTATTAATACCTGAGGGCAAATTAAGTCAGTAAAAAGAA
Coding sequences:
- the slc25a1b gene encoding tricarboxylate transport protein B, mitochondrial, with the protein product MSKSMSGEQKFVSPFHRPHCLSAAATAGKAKLTHPGKAILAGGIAGGIEICITFPTEYVKTQLQLDEKANPPRYRGIVDCVKQTVQGHGVKGLYRGLSSLVYGSIPKAAVRFGMFEFLSNHMRDESGKLDSTRGLIAGLGAGVAEAVVVVCPMETVKVKFIHDQTSANPRYRGFFHGVREIVRTQGLKGTYQGLTATVLKQGSNQAIRFYVMTSLRNWYKGDNPNKTINPLVTGVFGATAGAASVFGNTPLDVIKTRMQGLEAHKYKSTLDCAVKIMKHEGPAAFYKGTVPRLGRVCLDVAIVFIIYEEVVKALNIVWKTD